In a genomic window of Herpetosiphonaceae bacterium:
- a CDS encoding class I SAM-dependent methyltransferase: MSVREAYNAWAATYDTDRNLTRDLDHQVMQETLADTRYSSILELGCGTGKNTALLAQIGARVQALDFSEGMISQARAKLPAPNVSYSVADLTRQWPCADRSVDLIVCNLVLEHIAELPFIFAEASRTLVAGGRFFICELHPFKQYQGSQANYQTGAEQVVIPAFVHHISDFLTAAESSGLTLKRLREWWHHEDQRAVPRLVSFMFEN; the protein is encoded by the coding sequence ATGAGCGTCCGCGAGGCATACAACGCATGGGCCGCCACGTACGACACTGATCGTAACCTGACGCGCGATCTGGATCATCAGGTCATGCAGGAAACGCTGGCCGACACGCGCTACAGCTCGATTCTGGAGCTTGGCTGCGGCACGGGCAAGAACACGGCGCTGCTGGCTCAGATTGGCGCGCGCGTGCAGGCCCTTGATTTTTCAGAAGGCATGATCAGCCAAGCCAGAGCGAAGCTGCCCGCACCCAATGTCAGCTACTCGGTGGCGGATCTCACCCGGCAGTGGCCGTGCGCGGATCGGTCGGTCGATCTGATCGTCTGCAACCTTGTGCTTGAGCACATTGCCGAGCTACCCTTCATCTTTGCCGAGGCATCGCGCACGCTGGTAGCTGGCGGGCGGTTCTTTATCTGCGAACTCCATCCATTCAAACAGTATCAGGGATCGCAGGCCAACTACCAGACCGGCGCAGAGCAGGTCGTCATTCCCGCCTTCGTACATCATATCTCTGATTTCCTCACGGCGGCAGAATCGAGCGGCCTCACGCTCAAACGGTTGCGCGAGTGGTGGCACCACGAGGATCAGCGCGCTGTGCCCCGACTTGTCTCGTTTATGTTCGAGAACTGA